In Helicobacter mastomyrinus, a single genomic region encodes these proteins:
- the dcd gene encoding dCTP deaminase: MGLKSDLWIKQMSQKGMIEPFCEKQMGKNIVSYGLSSYGYDIRVGSEFMIFTNIGATLVDPKSFDERNVVEVNAQEAGFCLVPPNSFALARTIEYFRIPRNVLAICLGKSTYARCGIIVNVTPFEPEFEGHITIEISNTTPLPAKIYANEGIAQVLFLEGDEPCEVSYKDKKGKYQGQRGITLPKVLK; encoded by the coding sequence ATGGGTTTAAAGTCGGATTTATGGATTAAACAAATGAGCCAAAAGGGTATGATTGAGCCATTTTGTGAAAAGCAAATGGGTAAAAATATCGTAAGCTATGGGCTTTCAAGCTATGGATACGATATTCGCGTAGGTAGTGAATTTATGATTTTCACCAATATTGGCGCGACACTTGTTGATCCTAAGTCCTTTGATGAGCGCAATGTAGTGGAGGTGAATGCTCAAGAAGCAGGATTCTGTCTTGTCCCACCTAATTCCTTTGCGCTCGCTCGTACGATAGAATATTTTAGAATCCCGCGCAATGTGTTAGCCATCTGCTTGGGTAAAAGCACGTATGCGCGATGTGGGATTATCGTTAATGTTACGCCATTTGAGCCTGAATTTGAAGGGCATATCACCATTGAGATTTCAAACACCACACCCCTACCCGCAAAGATTTATGCCAATGAAGGTATCGCACAAGTGCTATTTTTAGAGGGTGATGAGCCTTGTGAGGTAAGCTACAAGGACAAAAAAGGCAAATATCAAGGACAAAGGGGCATTACCCTACCTAAGGTATTAAAATAG
- a CDS encoding GtrA family protein gives MSRHSWQKSGIMYLGIGVINTCVGYGAIFAFLWLGIIPEVANIIGYALGFILSYYLNKTFTFASPASHKRDLPRFGFAMGVAYIAQLMVMSAAYRILDINPYLSQIIGGAVYVCVGFMMSRLWVFNTDGKD, from the coding sequence ATGAGTAGGCATTCGTGGCAAAAATCGGGTATTATGTATCTTGGTATTGGCGTGATAAATACCTGCGTGGGCTATGGTGCAATATTTGCATTTTTGTGGCTAGGGATTATCCCTGAAGTGGCGAATATTATCGGCTATGCGCTAGGCTTTATCCTCTCTTATTATTTGAATAAAACTTTTACATTTGCCTCCCCTGCCTCACATAAGCGTGATTTGCCTCGATTTGGCTTTGCTATGGGAGTGGCGTATATAGCGCAATTAATGGTAATGAGTGCTGCTTATAGAATCTTAGACATTAACCCCTATCTTTCTCAAATCATTGGCGGAGCAGTGTATGTATGCGTAGGTTTTATGATGAGTAGGCTTTGGGTATTTAATACGGACGGTAAAGATTGA
- the accB gene encoding acetyl-CoA carboxylase biotin carboxyl carrier protein has translation MNLQEIKKIMELFDNSDIAKFSLKQEGFELKLQKAGATTYTTTALPQVSAQTPLVAPISAPAVAESAPAAPSVAKDTGGHFITSPMVGTFYRSPSPGAAPYVNVGDMVKKGQTVGIIEAMKIMNEIEAEFDCKIVAIEVSDGQPVEFSTNLIKVEKL, from the coding sequence ATGAATTTGCAAGAAATCAAAAAAATTATGGAGCTTTTTGATAATAGCGATATAGCGAAATTTAGCCTCAAGCAAGAGGGCTTTGAGCTAAAACTCCAAAAGGCAGGTGCTACTACATACACTACTACAGCTTTACCCCAAGTGAGCGCACAAACCCCACTTGTTGCCCCCATCTCTGCCCCTGCAGTTGCAGAATCTGCCCCTGCTGCGCCAAGTGTAGCAAAAGATACGGGAGGACATTTTATCACGTCTCCGATGGTGGGGACATTCTATCGCTCACCAAGTCCAGGTGCAGCACCTTATGTGAATGTCGGTGATATGGTGAAAAAGGGACAAACTGTAGGGATTATTGAGGCAATGAAAATTATGAATGAGATTGAAGCGGAATTTGATTGTAAGATTGTGGCTATTGAAGTGAGTGATGGACAACCTGTGGAATTTAGCACAAATCTTATTAAAGTTGAAAAGCTCTAA
- a CDS encoding DUF6056 family protein: protein MLYFCVFSGFLLALNALFPTQSDDLGVAAEGLKGAWRSYMNWNGRIFEMLRVAYIGAIAPSAYFVILNTFVAVAFIFGFFIFIFARLPQSFDDVVILSVLLLIVMYCSAFGSIFLWAAGSLNYLWAYCALVYSFIPYRLFWARYMACESLSKDSSISKELLKALALMLLCFIAGMGSEMVGITALVVHIGFFIYALYKCVRLPLWYYVGFVALGLGWLALYLSPGHAARIAVWWDLLGRNSIYTLGDILSMSLGEQITHLSKTYRAFFSLTPYMLCIPLALVLFERYRAGMKIYKIILVVIGCAVFLPVVKNHIRLFPFFETYDYVGILYFAFLLGFYVCMIYFYHKQGKADMQALFVKLLSAFVVYILLVGTTIQVGIPSRARLAYVLVMAVMVIFTYQQFMRMLSSARLIRGIQVALIAITCVYGAYVLGAYIDGRLKWNAMLDSIATQKREGKDEVIVKASTFTSFYAQYSDWGNPGDNPNEWPNTTYAHYFGVKAFRVE, encoded by the coding sequence ATTCTATACTTTTGTGTTTTTAGTGGATTCTTATTAGCACTCAATGCGCTTTTCCCCACACAAAGCGATGATTTAGGGGTGGCAGCAGAGGGTTTAAAGGGTGCTTGGCGTAGCTATATGAATTGGAATGGCAGAATCTTTGAAATGTTACGGGTAGCATATATTGGTGCTATCGCCCCTAGTGCGTATTTTGTGATTCTTAATACATTTGTGGCGGTGGCATTTATCTTTGGATTTTTCATCTTTATTTTTGCGCGTTTGCCGCAAAGCTTTGATGATGTGGTGATACTCAGTGTTCTTCTGCTTATTGTGATGTATTGCTCGGCATTTGGTTCTATTTTCTTATGGGCGGCGGGGAGCTTAAACTACTTGTGGGCGTATTGTGCGTTAGTATATAGCTTTATCCCTTATCGTTTGTTTTGGGCGCGGTATATGGCTTGTGAATCTTTGTCTAAAGATTCAAGCATATCTAAGGAATTGCTTAAAGCTCTCGCATTGATGTTGCTATGCTTCATCGCAGGTATGGGTAGCGAGATGGTGGGCATTACTGCACTTGTGGTGCATATAGGATTCTTTATCTATGCACTTTATAAGTGTGTGCGTTTGCCGCTGTGGTATTATGTGGGATTTGTGGCTTTGGGTTTAGGGTGGTTAGCACTCTATCTTAGCCCCGGACACGCTGCGAGAATCGCGGTGTGGTGGGATCTTTTGGGACGGAATTCTATCTATACGTTAGGCGATATCCTCTCTATGAGCTTAGGAGAGCAAATCACGCATTTAAGCAAAACCTATCGAGCCTTTTTCTCCCTCACGCCTTATATGCTTTGCATTCCTCTCGCACTTGTGCTGTTTGAGCGATACAGGGCGGGTATGAAAATATATAAAATTATCCTTGTAGTGATAGGTTGCGCTGTTTTCTTACCTGTGGTGAAAAACCACATACGGCTTTTTCCATTTTTTGAGACTTATGATTATGTTGGAATCTTGTATTTTGCCTTCTTGTTAGGATTTTATGTATGTATGATATATTTTTATCACAAGCAGGGTAAGGCAGATATGCAAGCCCTTTTTGTGAAATTATTGAGCGCGTTTGTTGTGTATATCCTTTTGGTAGGCACGACCATTCAGGTGGGTATTCCTAGTAGGGCGCGACTAGCCTATGTACTTGTTATGGCGGTGATGGTGATATTCACATATCAGCAATTTATGCGTATGCTCTCATCTGCGCGGCTTATTAGAGGTATTCAGGTGGCTCTAATAGCCATTACTTGCGTGTATGGCGCGTATGTTTTGGGCGCATATATTGATGGACGCTTGAAATGGAATGCGATGCTAGATTCTATCGCCACACAAAAGCGTGAAGGCAAAGATGAAGTGATAGTCAAAGCCTCTACTTTCACATCGTTTTATGCTCAATATAGCGATTGGGGCAATCCCGGGGATAATCCTAATGAGTGGCCTAATACAACCTATGCTCATTATTTTGGAGTTAAAGCCTTTAGAGTAGAATAA